The Flavobacteriaceae bacterium 3519-10 genome includes a window with the following:
- a CDS encoding OsmC/Ohr family protein produces the protein MKVSLQRINDDFLFKCTNSAGNTIHLDNTSEPNPQGVSPMESILMATAACSSIDIVSILKKQRQTITSFSAEVEGERVQVDEAKPFRSITVIFFLEGVIEPQKALKAATLSFEKYCSVSKTLEPGVEVNYRVFVNGAQVDVPATDSGV, from the coding sequence ATGAAAGTATCTCTTCAGCGTATCAACGACGATTTTTTATTTAAATGCACCAATTCAGCAGGCAACACTATTCACCTCGACAATACTTCCGAGCCAAATCCACAAGGTGTATCTCCTATGGAAAGCATCCTCATGGCCACGGCGGCATGCAGCTCGATTGATATTGTTTCAATTCTTAAGAAACAGAGACAGACCATCACATCTTTCTCTGCAGAAGTGGAGGGTGAACGCGTTCAGGTTGATGAGGCCAAACCTTTCCGTTCGATAACCGTTATTTTCTTTCTGGAAGGTGTAATCGAGCCGCAGAAAGCGCTTAAAGCAGCTACGCTTTCGTTTGAAAAATACTGCTCGGTTTCCAAGACATTAGAGCCTGGCGTAGAAGTGAATTACAGGGTTTTTGTTAATGGTGCTCAAGTAGATGTTCCCGCGACGGATTCCGGCGTTTAA